A genomic window from Candidatus Andeanibacterium colombiense includes:
- the rnc gene encoding ribonuclease III, with the protein MSGTLDPETRAFLEALGFGPLADEALWREALTHGSTGEKRDYQRLEFLGDRVLGLSIAEWLYERDGDAEGRLSQRLNALVSGATCAGIARAIGLAPHIRLGSQARADGGADSDNILGDVMEAVLGANFVEHGFGATRNLVRKFWAETVGGGVGEAKHPKSALQEWAAGSGRRMPEYRLVDRAGPDHAARFTVAVSVKGVGEAEATAPSKGEAEKQAAQAFMERFG; encoded by the coding sequence TTGAGCGGCACTCTGGATCCCGAGACCCGCGCCTTCCTCGAAGCGCTCGGCTTCGGCCCGCTGGCCGACGAGGCGCTGTGGCGCGAGGCGCTGACCCACGGCAGCACCGGCGAGAAGCGCGATTACCAGCGGCTCGAGTTTCTCGGCGACCGGGTGCTCGGCCTGTCGATCGCCGAATGGCTCTATGAGCGCGACGGCGATGCCGAAGGGCGGCTGTCGCAGCGGCTCAACGCACTGGTCAGCGGCGCGACCTGCGCCGGGATCGCGCGCGCGATCGGCCTGGCTCCGCATATCCGGCTCGGCTCGCAGGCCAGGGCCGATGGCGGAGCGGACAGCGACAATATCCTCGGCGACGTAATGGAAGCCGTGCTCGGCGCGAATTTCGTCGAGCACGGGTTCGGCGCCACACGCAATCTCGTCCGCAAGTTCTGGGCCGAGACCGTGGGCGGCGGCGTCGGCGAGGCCAAGCATCCCAAAAGCGCACTTCAGGAGTGGGCGGCGGGCAGCGGACGGCGTATGCCGGAATACCGGCTGGTCGATCGCGCCGGCCCCGACCATGCCGCGCGCTTCACCGTGGCGGTTTCGGTAAAGGGCGTCGGCGAGGCGGAAGCGACCGCGCCGAGCAAGGGCGAAGCGGAAAAACAGGCGGCACAAGCATTTATGGAGCGGTTCGGATGA
- the bioB gene encoding biotin synthase BioB — MTIRTDWTREEIAELFDLPFTKLVFRAAEVHRAHHAADEVQLCTLLSIKTGGCPEDCGYCAQSVKADSGVTPGKLMDVRSVLQMAAQAKDAGSQRFCMGAAWRNPKDRDMPAIVQIVAGVSAMGLETCMTLGMLTPNQADMLAEAGLDYYNHNIDSSPEYYERVISTRSFADRLDTLENVRGAGINVCSGGIVGMGETRADRVGFVHTLATLPQHPESVPVNALVPVKGTVLGDMLADTPLTKIDDIEFVRTVAVARITMPLSMVRLSAGRESMSEATQALCFLAGANSIFTGDKLLTAPNAGDDTDKALFARLGLKPLAGEEPLRASRAAVNEPAE; from the coding sequence ATGACCATCCGTACCGACTGGACCCGCGAAGAGATCGCCGAACTGTTCGATCTCCCCTTCACCAAACTCGTGTTCCGTGCCGCCGAGGTTCACCGCGCGCATCACGCGGCGGATGAGGTCCAGCTCTGCACGCTGCTGTCGATCAAGACCGGCGGCTGCCCCGAGGATTGCGGCTATTGCGCGCAATCGGTGAAGGCCGACAGCGGGGTGACGCCGGGCAAGTTGATGGATGTCCGCTCGGTGCTGCAGATGGCGGCGCAGGCGAAGGACGCGGGCAGCCAGCGGTTCTGCATGGGCGCGGCGTGGCGCAACCCGAAAGACCGCGACATGCCGGCGATCGTCCAGATCGTCGCCGGCGTCAGCGCGATGGGGCTCGAGACCTGCATGACTTTGGGGATGCTGACGCCGAACCAGGCGGACATGCTCGCCGAAGCCGGGCTCGACTATTACAACCACAATATCGACAGCAGCCCCGAATATTACGAGCGGGTGATCTCGACCCGCAGTTTCGCCGACCGGCTCGACACGCTGGAGAACGTCCGCGGCGCCGGGATCAATGTGTGCTCGGGCGGGATCGTCGGGATGGGCGAGACGCGCGCGGACCGGGTCGGCTTCGTCCACACCCTCGCCACCCTGCCGCAGCACCCGGAAAGCGTACCGGTCAACGCGCTGGTCCCGGTCAAGGGTACGGTTTTGGGCGACATGCTCGCCGATACGCCGTTGACGAAGATCGACGACATCGAATTCGTGCGCACCGTCGCGGTCGCGCGGATCACCATGCCGCTGAGCATGGTGCGGCTTTCGGCTGGACGGGAGAGCATGAGCGAGGCGACCCAGGCCCTGTGCTTCCTCGCCGGGGCGAACTCGATCTTCACCGGCGACAAATTGCTCACCGCGCCCAATGCGGGCGACGATACCGACAAGGCTTTGTTCGCCCGGCTCGGGCTCAAGCCGCTGGCGGGCGAGGAGCCGCTGCGGGCGAGCAGGGCGGCCGTAAACGAACCGGCGGAATAG
- a CDS encoding enoyl-CoA hydratase-related protein, whose protein sequence is MEYRSIKFDIAREIATITLARPAKLNALTPDMADEIRHALSSTEDARSVLIRSEGRAFCSGADLTSIMAGGDPGEGAYLSLERHYHPLLLDIAEHRLPVVAEVNGAAAGIGCSLALACDFCIAGEGAYFLLAFVNIGLVPDGGASWILPRLIGRARAAEMLMLGEKVHGPQAQQWGLIHRCVPENMLEHSAHAIARKLARGPTGALALMKRNLFDAAAHSYGATMAQEAEAQRLIAATEDAEEGITAFLTRREPKFKGR, encoded by the coding sequence ATGGAATACCGTTCGATCAAGTTCGACATCGCCCGTGAGATCGCCACCATCACCCTGGCGCGGCCGGCCAAGCTCAATGCGCTGACGCCCGACATGGCGGACGAGATCCGCCATGCGCTGAGTTCGACCGAGGACGCGCGCAGCGTGCTGATCCGCAGCGAGGGGCGGGCGTTCTGCTCGGGCGCGGACCTCACCTCGATCATGGCCGGCGGCGATCCGGGCGAGGGGGCATATCTGTCGCTCGAGCGTCATTACCACCCGTTGCTGCTCGACATTGCGGAGCACCGCCTGCCGGTGGTGGCCGAGGTCAATGGTGCGGCCGCCGGGATCGGCTGCAGCCTCGCTCTGGCCTGCGACTTCTGCATCGCGGGCGAGGGCGCCTATTTCCTGCTCGCCTTCGTCAACATCGGACTGGTGCCCGATGGCGGCGCCAGCTGGATCCTGCCGCGGCTGATCGGCCGGGCCCGCGCGGCCGAGATGCTGATGCTGGGCGAGAAGGTCCACGGCCCGCAGGCGCAGCAATGGGGGCTGATCCACCGCTGCGTGCCGGAGAATATGCTCGAGCACAGCGCGCATGCGATCGCGCGCAAGCTCGCGCGCGGGCCGACCGGGGCGCTCGCGCTGATGAAACGCAATCTGTTCGATGCCGCCGCCCATTCCTATGGCGCGACGATGGCGCAGGAGGCGGAGGCCCAGCGCCTGATCGCCGCGACCGAGGATGCCGAGGAAGGCATCACCGCCTTCCTCACCCGCCGCGAACCCAAGTTCAAAGGACGATGA
- a CDS encoding acyl-CoA carboxylase subunit beta — MSANIAELERRRAAAMVGGGQERVDAQHAKGKLTARERISVLLDEGSFEELDMYVEHNCDDFGMEHTKVPGDGVVTGSGTINGRLAFVYAQDFTVFGGSLSERHAQKICKIMDMALKVGAPVIGLNDSGGARIQEGVAALGGYAEVFQRNVSASGVVPQLSLIMGPCAGGAVYSPAMTDFIFMVKGTSYMFVTGPDVVKTVTNEIVSQEELGGATTHTTRTGVADLALENDLEALLAARQFFDFLPLSNRDELPERPTSDPWDRQEDSLDTLIPDNANEPYDMHELVRKVLDEGDFFELQPDHAGNIIIGFGRVEGRTVGVVANQPMVLAGCLDINSSKKAARFVRFCDCFEIPILTFVDVPGFLPGTAQELGGIIKHGAKLLYAYAEATVPKITVITRKAYGGAYDVMSSKHLRGDLNYAWPTAEIAVMGAKGAVEIIFRKESAHPERLAERTREYEEAFANPFVAASKGFIDEVIYPHSTRRRIALGLRKLRNKQLDNPWKKHGNMPL; from the coding sequence TTGTCCGCCAATATCGCCGAACTCGAACGCCGCCGCGCCGCCGCCATGGTCGGCGGGGGGCAGGAGCGGGTCGATGCGCAGCATGCGAAAGGCAAGCTGACCGCGCGCGAACGGATCTCCGTGTTGCTGGACGAAGGCTCGTTCGAAGAGCTCGACATGTATGTCGAGCATAATTGCGACGATTTCGGGATGGAGCACACCAAAGTCCCCGGCGACGGGGTGGTGACCGGCAGCGGCACGATCAACGGTCGGCTGGCCTTTGTCTATGCGCAGGATTTCACCGTGTTCGGCGGCTCATTGTCCGAACGCCATGCGCAGAAGATCTGCAAGATCATGGACATGGCACTCAAGGTCGGCGCGCCGGTGATCGGGCTCAACGATTCCGGCGGTGCACGCATCCAGGAAGGCGTCGCGGCGCTCGGCGGCTATGCCGAGGTGTTCCAGCGCAATGTCAGCGCCAGCGGAGTGGTCCCGCAGCTCAGCCTGATCATGGGGCCCTGCGCGGGCGGGGCGGTGTACTCCCCGGCGATGACCGACTTCATCTTCATGGTGAAGGGGACCAGCTACATGTTCGTCACCGGGCCTGACGTGGTCAAGACCGTCACCAACGAGATCGTCAGCCAGGAGGAACTCGGCGGGGCTACAACCCACACGACCCGCACCGGGGTCGCCGATCTCGCGCTCGAAAACGACCTCGAGGCGCTGCTCGCCGCGCGACAATTCTTCGATTTCCTGCCGCTTTCGAACCGCGACGAACTGCCCGAACGGCCGACGTCCGACCCGTGGGACAGACAAGAGGACAGCCTCGACACGCTGATCCCCGACAATGCGAACGAGCCTTACGACATGCACGAACTGGTGCGGAAGGTACTCGACGAAGGCGACTTCTTCGAACTCCAGCCGGATCACGCGGGCAACATCATCATCGGCTTCGGCCGGGTCGAGGGGCGCACCGTGGGCGTGGTCGCGAACCAGCCGATGGTGCTGGCCGGCTGCCTCGACATCAATTCCTCGAAAAAGGCCGCGCGCTTCGTGCGCTTTTGCGATTGCTTCGAGATCCCGATCCTGACCTTCGTCGACGTCCCCGGCTTCCTTCCCGGCACCGCCCAGGAACTCGGCGGGATCATCAAGCACGGCGCCAAGCTGCTCTACGCCTATGCCGAGGCGACCGTGCCCAAGATCACCGTGATCACCCGCAAGGCCTATGGCGGCGCCTACGATGTGATGAGTTCCAAGCATCTGCGCGGCGACCTCAACTATGCCTGGCCGACCGCCGAGATCGCGGTGATGGGCGCCAAGGGCGCGGTCGAGATCATCTTCCGCAAGGAAAGTGCCCACCCCGAACGCCTCGCCGAACGGACCCGCGAATATGAAGAGGCCTTCGCCAACCCCTTCGTCGCGGCGAGCAAGGGCTTCATCGACGAGGTGATCTATCCCCACTCGACCCGGCGAAGGATTGCGCTGGGGTTAAGGAAACTTCGGAACAAACAACTCGACAATCCGTGGAAGAAGCACGGGAATATGCCGCTGTGA
- a CDS encoding metalloregulator ArsR/SmtB family transcription factor: MRIFDILGDPVRRRILELLGTREMSAGELVEAIRGEFGISQPAVSQHLRVLREGGLSVVRAEAQRRLYTLRAEPLAEIEAWLAGFHTKPAKASDKKLRKEAKHGKKRKKHKAALAHLPKVPKRRKSKS, from the coding sequence ATGCGGATCTTCGACATCCTCGGCGATCCGGTCCGCCGCCGCATTCTCGAGCTGCTCGGCACACGCGAGATGAGCGCGGGTGAGCTGGTCGAGGCGATCCGCGGCGAATTCGGGATCAGCCAGCCGGCCGTGTCGCAGCATTTGCGCGTGCTGCGCGAAGGCGGCCTTTCGGTGGTGCGGGCCGAGGCGCAGCGGCGGCTCTATACGCTCCGCGCCGAGCCGCTCGCCGAGATCGAGGCCTGGCTCGCCGGGTTCCACACCAAGCCGGCCAAGGCTTCGGACAAGAAACTCCGCAAGGAGGCCAAGCACGGCAAGAAGCGCAAGAAGCACAAGGCGGCTCTCGCGCATCTGCCCAAGGTCCCGAAGCGGCGGAAATCGAAGAGCTAA
- the lepB gene encoding signal peptidase I: MFVFRSFAYAPFSIPSESMMPRLQIGDYLLASKWNYGFSNYSLPFGLRPFPKGRILASQPERGDVVIFKAPPREKEDYIKRVIGLPGDQIQMVGGVLFINGVEVKKRRIADFVQPIDAAMLRDAKARERVSACFSLKFEEQTPDGRVCRYSQFVETLPNGIGYKVLDFGTTWQDDTPPRVVPDGMLFLMGDNRDNSMDSRFPAADGQGVGLVPQDNLVGKASVMIWSTDGSAEWIKPWSWFTAARWSRIGGTF; encoded by the coding sequence ATGTTCGTCTTCCGCAGCTTCGCCTACGCTCCGTTCAGCATCCCCAGCGAAAGCATGATGCCGCGGCTGCAGATCGGCGATTACCTGCTCGCGTCGAAATGGAATTACGGCTTCTCGAATTATTCGCTGCCGTTCGGCCTGCGCCCTTTCCCCAAGGGCCGCATCCTCGCGAGCCAGCCGGAGCGCGGCGACGTGGTGATCTTCAAGGCCCCGCCGCGCGAAAAGGAAGATTACATCAAGCGCGTGATCGGCCTGCCGGGCGACCAGATCCAGATGGTCGGAGGGGTGCTGTTCATCAACGGGGTCGAGGTGAAGAAGCGCCGCATCGCCGATTTCGTTCAGCCGATCGATGCGGCGATGCTGCGCGATGCGAAGGCCAGGGAGCGCGTCTCGGCCTGCTTTTCGCTGAAGTTCGAGGAGCAGACGCCGGACGGCCGGGTCTGCCGCTATTCGCAATTCGTCGAGACCCTGCCCAACGGGATCGGCTACAAGGTGCTCGATTTCGGCACCACCTGGCAGGACGATACGCCGCCGCGCGTGGTGCCCGACGGGATGCTGTTCCTGATGGGCGACAACCGCGACAATTCGATGGACAGCCGCTTCCCGGCCGCCGACGGACAGGGCGTCGGGCTGGTGCCGCAGGACAATCTGGTCGGCAAGGCATCGGTGATGATCTGGTCGACCGACGGTTCGGCCGAATGGATCAAGCCGTGGAGCTGGTTCACCGCCGCACGCTGGAGCCGGATCGGGGGCACGTTTTGA
- a CDS encoding peptide MFS transporter, with translation MTATEVTPELAIIDRNDRAFLGHPKGLGYLAFTEAWERFSFYGMRALLPLYMIHFLFQAEQVSKIAGIETLRKLFGGLQGEPFAIAIAGAYAAGVYLTPIFGGLLADQVLGKRRTVLLGAVTMALGHFLMAFNVTFVLALVCLVLGAGMFKGNISSQVGSLYKPEDLRRADAFQIFYLGINAGVIASPLVIGTLGEKVGWHWGFGAAGIGMLLGLAIYIAGQKYLPKEHFDVPGRTAAKDRPTMEPMNRRDWLAVLAALLLIPIIALGQVPNDQIFGAYIVWADQQFDLVFFGIRLPTTWLVTLDAIVSVAFLAGVALFYRWYGKRWKEPDELSKMIIGSAISVFGVGCLYMAALTQPEGGKIGMFWPVMFHVVNSIAFAHILPVGLALYARLAPKQLNSTVIAFYFIGFFVDGAMTGYVGTWYGSIPTTSFWAIHMGFSAVCGGALLLFKLFLAKPLMGGGKPEDLALA, from the coding sequence TACGGGATGCGAGCGCTGTTGCCGCTCTACATGATCCACTTCCTGTTCCAAGCCGAGCAAGTCAGCAAGATCGCCGGGATCGAGACGCTGCGCAAACTGTTCGGCGGGCTACAGGGCGAGCCTTTCGCGATCGCGATCGCCGGGGCCTACGCGGCCGGCGTCTATCTCACCCCGATCTTCGGCGGATTACTGGCGGACCAGGTGCTCGGCAAGCGCCGCACCGTGCTGCTCGGCGCGGTCACGATGGCGCTCGGCCATTTCCTGATGGCGTTCAACGTGACCTTCGTGCTCGCGCTGGTCTGCCTCGTGCTCGGCGCGGGCATGTTCAAGGGCAATATCTCAAGCCAGGTCGGCTCGCTCTACAAGCCGGAGGATTTGCGCCGCGCGGACGCGTTCCAGATATTCTATCTCGGGATCAACGCCGGGGTGATCGCATCGCCGCTGGTGATCGGGACGCTGGGCGAGAAAGTCGGCTGGCACTGGGGCTTCGGCGCGGCCGGGATCGGGATGCTGCTGGGCCTTGCGATCTATATCGCCGGCCAGAAATATCTGCCGAAGGAGCATTTCGATGTTCCTGGCCGGACGGCGGCGAAAGACCGGCCGACGATGGAGCCGATGAACCGGCGCGACTGGCTGGCGGTGCTGGCGGCACTGCTGCTGATCCCGATCATCGCCCTGGGGCAGGTCCCGAACGACCAGATCTTCGGCGCCTATATCGTCTGGGCCGATCAGCAATTCGATCTGGTGTTCTTCGGCATCCGCCTGCCGACCACCTGGCTGGTGACGCTCGACGCGATCGTCAGCGTAGCCTTCCTCGCGGGCGTGGCGTTGTTCTATCGCTGGTACGGCAAGCGCTGGAAGGAGCCCGACGAGCTGAGCAAGATGATCATCGGCTCTGCAATTTCGGTGTTCGGGGTCGGCTGCCTCTATATGGCCGCGCTGACCCAGCCGGAGGGCGGCAAGATCGGTATGTTTTGGCCGGTGATGTTTCATGTGGTCAACTCGATCGCCTTCGCCCACATCCTGCCGGTGGGGCTCGCGCTCTATGCCCGCCTTGCGCCGAAGCAGCTCAATTCGACCGTGATTGCGTTCTATTTCATCGGCTTCTTCGTCGATGGCGCGATGACCGGCTATGTCGGAACCTGGTACGGCAGCATTCCGACCACGAGTTTCTGGGCGATCCACATGGGCTTCTCGGCCGTGTGCGGCGGCGCGCTGCTGCTTTTCAAATTGTTCCTCGCCAAGCCGCTGATGGGCGGCGGCAAGCCGGAGGATCTGGCGCTGGCGTAG
- a CDS encoding alpha/beta hydrolase-fold protein has product MRLFLAASTILLACAAPLAAEPPAVASAPVTVGEQLTLRSAVLGEERHLAIYLPPSYAKGTKTYPVLYLIDGGVDQDFLHVSGTTSLNSIWGRSQEAIVVGIETIDRRKELVGPTHSAELLKQYPTAGHSADFRRYIADEVIPLVEARYRTNGNRGVIGESLAGLFIVETALEQPDLFQHYAAISPSLWWDDGRLAFGAGDVLAKQGKAPKLYMAVGSEGPEMQAGFDRVVAALTALAPPSETGWCAVVRPDLRHSTTYHALSPSALQFLFPVPSDEPPYEGFEPACSAAEKHARTLDGK; this is encoded by the coding sequence ATGCGCCTGTTCCTCGCCGCCTCCACCATATTGCTGGCCTGTGCAGCCCCGCTTGCGGCAGAGCCGCCGGCGGTGGCCTCCGCGCCGGTCACGGTGGGCGAACAACTGACCCTGCGCTCCGCCGTGCTGGGCGAGGAGCGCCATCTCGCGATCTATCTCCCGCCCTCCTATGCCAAGGGCACCAAGACCTATCCGGTGCTTTATCTGATCGACGGCGGGGTCGATCAGGATTTCCTTCATGTCTCCGGCACCACGTCCCTCAATTCGATCTGGGGGCGCTCCCAGGAAGCGATCGTGGTCGGGATCGAGACGATCGACCGGCGCAAGGAGCTGGTCGGTCCGACGCACAGCGCCGAACTGCTCAAGCAATATCCGACCGCAGGCCATTCGGCCGATTTCCGCCGGTACATTGCGGACGAAGTGATCCCGCTGGTCGAGGCGCGCTATCGCACAAACGGCAATCGCGGGGTTATCGGGGAATCGCTCGCGGGCCTGTTCATCGTCGAGACCGCGCTGGAGCAGCCGGATCTGTTCCAGCATTATGCGGCGATCAGTCCAAGCCTGTGGTGGGACGATGGGCGGCTTGCGTTCGGCGCCGGCGATGTGCTGGCGAAGCAGGGCAAGGCGCCGAAGCTCTATATGGCAGTCGGCAGCGAGGGGCCCGAGATGCAGGCCGGGTTCGACCGGGTGGTTGCGGCGCTTACCGCGCTGGCGCCGCCATCGGAAACCGGCTGGTGCGCGGTGGTCCGGCCCGATCTGCGCCATTCGACCACCTATCACGCGCTGAGCCCTTCGGCGCTGCAGTTCCTGTTCCCGGTTCCGAGCGACGAGCCGCCTTACGAAGGCTTCGAGCCGGCCTGTTCGGCGGCCGAAAAGCACGCGCGGACGCTCGACGGGAAGTGA
- the ybaK gene encoding Cys-tRNA(Pro) deacylase: protein MSKSTPATKALEAAGAAFTVHTYDYDPDVERIGLHAAEALGEDPAQMLKTLMVLLDGKPACAVIPADREVAMKKLAAALGGKHAEMMKPAEAERVTGYKIGGISAFGQRRKVPTAIEAAALEQPYVYINGGQRGLQVRLDPQEAARVLNAAVVTIVA, encoded by the coding sequence TTGTCCAAATCCACCCCCGCCACGAAAGCCCTCGAAGCCGCCGGTGCCGCCTTCACCGTCCACACCTATGACTATGACCCAGACGTCGAGCGCATCGGTCTCCATGCAGCCGAAGCGCTCGGCGAGGATCCGGCACAGATGCTCAAGACATTGATGGTTCTGCTCGACGGCAAGCCGGCCTGCGCGGTGATCCCGGCGGACAGGGAGGTCGCGATGAAGAAGCTCGCGGCGGCGCTGGGCGGGAAGCACGCTGAAATGATGAAGCCGGCCGAGGCCGAGCGGGTGACCGGCTACAAGATCGGCGGGATCAGCGCCTTCGGCCAGCGGCGCAAGGTGCCGACCGCGATCGAGGCGGCGGCTTTGGAGCAGCCCTATGTCTATATCAACGGCGGCCAGCGCGGGCTGCAGGTGCGGCTCGATCCGCAGGAGGCCGCGCGGGTCCTGAATGCGGCAGTTGTGACAATCGTCGCATAA
- the gorA gene encoding glutathione-disulfide reductase, translated as MATYDYDLFVIGAGSGGVRASRIAASHGAKVAVAEEYRVGGTCVIRGCVPKKMLVYGSMFAEELEHAANYGWTIGEASFDWGKLRDFVAADVDRIEALYGKTLESHKVETFHERATVTGPHSVRLASGKEITAKYILVAVGGWPITPDFPGAEHCITSNEVFELPEQPKRLVVQGAGYIALEFAGVFDALGSHVTVVNRSETILRHYDEGIVERLLHIAMMRGIDFRMHCEISKVEKQKDGSLLVYTGKGDPIHADQVLIATGRKPNTAGLGLEKAGIELGENDQIPVDESNKTSCDSIYAVGDVTDRIQLTPVAIREGHAFADSVFGGNPRTVNYDNIPSAVFSQPPIAGVGMTEAKARAIYGNVKVFSSEFRPMKNIFSDAPERGLYKMIVDEASDKILGIHMIGPESPEILQVAAIALTAGLTKQAFDDTVALHPSMAEELVLLK; from the coding sequence ATGGCCACTTACGACTACGACCTTTTCGTCATCGGCGCCGGTTCGGGCGGCGTGCGCGCGAGCCGGATTGCCGCGAGCCACGGCGCGAAGGTCGCGGTGGCCGAGGAATACCGCGTCGGCGGGACCTGCGTGATCCGCGGCTGCGTGCCGAAGAAGATGCTGGTTTACGGTTCGATGTTCGCCGAGGAGCTGGAACACGCGGCCAATTACGGCTGGACGATCGGGGAGGCCTCGTTCGACTGGGGCAAGCTCCGCGATTTCGTCGCGGCCGACGTCGACCGGATCGAGGCGCTTTATGGCAAGACGCTCGAGAGCCACAAGGTCGAGACTTTCCACGAGCGTGCGACTGTCACCGGGCCGCATTCGGTGAGGCTTGCCTCGGGCAAGGAAATTACCGCCAAATATATCCTCGTCGCGGTCGGGGGCTGGCCGATCACGCCCGACTTTCCCGGCGCCGAGCATTGCATCACCTCGAACGAGGTGTTCGAACTGCCCGAGCAGCCCAAGCGGCTGGTAGTGCAGGGCGCCGGCTATATCGCGCTGGAATTCGCGGGCGTGTTCGACGCGCTCGGCAGCCATGTCACCGTGGTCAACCGCAGCGAGACGATCCTGCGCCATTACGACGAGGGGATCGTCGAGCGCCTGCTGCATATCGCGATGATGCGCGGGATCGATTTCCGCATGCATTGCGAGATTTCAAAGGTCGAGAAGCAGAAGGACGGCTCGTTGCTGGTCTATACCGGCAAGGGCGATCCGATCCATGCCGACCAGGTGCTGATCGCGACCGGACGCAAGCCGAACACCGCGGGGCTCGGGCTGGAGAAGGCCGGGATCGAACTCGGAGAGAATGACCAGATTCCGGTCGACGAGAGCAACAAGACCAGTTGCGACAGCATCTACGCGGTGGGCGACGTGACCGACCGGATCCAGCTCACCCCGGTCGCGATCCGCGAAGGCCACGCTTTCGCCGACAGCGTGTTCGGCGGCAATCCGCGCACGGTGAATTACGACAATATCCCGAGCGCGGTGTTCTCGCAGCCGCCGATCGCCGGCGTCGGCATGACCGAGGCCAAGGCGCGCGCGATCTATGGCAATGTGAAGGTGTTTTCCTCGGAATTCCGCCCGATGAAGAACATCTTCTCCGACGCACCCGAGCGCGGGCTCTACAAGATGATCGTGGATGAGGCGTCGGACAAGATCCTCGGCATCCACATGATCGGGCCGGAATCGCCGGAGATCCTGCAGGTCGCGGCAATCGCGCTGACCGCGGGGCTGACCAAGCAGGCGTTCGACGACACGGTCGCGCTGCATCCGTCGATGGCGGAGGAGTTGGTGCTGTTGAAGTAG
- the pgi gene encoding glucose-6-phosphate isomerase, with protein MNATASAWKKLSAHRPETLSHLFGDEGRVAKYSARLELPEGGILFDWSKTHLDDELVAGFEELAVAAGFAAMRAKLFAGEVVNPTEGRAAVHPAMRGSGDPVGVEEAQALLRRMGMLVEAIHDGALGEIKHLIHVGIGGSALGPALAVDALARDERLVDVHVVSNIDGCALEEAFKACDPRTTLLAVASKTFTTIETMTNATSVLAWLAQEGVEDPYGRVVALTAAPKKAVEWGVDETRVLPFPETVGGRYSLWSSIGFPVALAVGMGEFEEFLAGARAVDAHFESAEGFANLPLRAAFADLYYARIRGCQTRACFAYDERLRLLPSYLQQLEMESNGKSVTADGAPVQGPTAPITWGGVGTDAQHAVFQLLHQGTNLVPVDFIASVISGDTLDPAHHRVLLMNCFAQGAALMAGKASDDGARAYPGDRPSATILCDDLNPAALGALIAFHEHRTFANAVLMEINPFDQFGVELGKEIANRIDAGGADFDASTKGLLKAAGLG; from the coding sequence ATGAACGCTACCGCATCGGCCTGGAAAAAATTATCGGCCCATCGGCCCGAAACGCTTTCCCACTTGTTCGGGGACGAGGGCCGGGTGGCGAAATATTCGGCCCGGCTGGAACTGCCCGAGGGCGGGATCCTGTTCGACTGGTCGAAGACACACCTGGATGACGAACTGGTCGCGGGGTTCGAGGAACTGGCCGTCGCGGCGGGCTTCGCTGCGATGCGCGCAAAACTGTTCGCGGGCGAGGTGGTCAACCCCACCGAAGGGCGCGCGGCGGTGCATCCGGCGATGCGCGGCAGCGGCGATCCGGTCGGGGTCGAGGAAGCACAGGCACTGCTGCGACGCATGGGCATGCTGGTCGAGGCGATCCATGACGGTGCGCTGGGTGAGATCAAGCACCTGATCCATGTCGGCATCGGCGGTTCCGCGCTCGGCCCGGCACTGGCGGTGGACGCGCTGGCGCGGGACGAGCGGCTGGTCGACGTCCATGTGGTTTCCAATATCGACGGCTGCGCGCTGGAAGAGGCGTTCAAGGCCTGCGATCCGCGGACCACGCTGCTCGCGGTCGCATCCAAGACCTTCACCACGATCGAGACCATGACCAACGCCACCAGCGTGCTCGCGTGGCTGGCGCAGGAAGGGGTCGAGGATCCCTATGGCCGCGTCGTCGCGCTGACCGCGGCGCCCAAGAAGGCAGTCGAATGGGGCGTGGACGAGACCCGCGTGCTGCCGTTCCCGGAAACGGTCGGCGGGCGCTATTCGCTGTGGTCGTCGATCGGCTTCCCGGTCGCGCTGGCGGTCGGCATGGGCGAGTTCGAGGAATTCCTTGCCGGCGCGCGGGCGGTGGACGCGCATTTCGAAAGCGCCGAGGGCTTCGCCAACCTCCCGCTGCGCGCGGCCTTCGCCGATCTCTATTACGCCCGCATCCGCGGCTGCCAGACCCGCGCCTGCTTCGCCTATGACGAGCGGCTGCGGCTGCTCCCGTCCTATCTCCAGCAGCTCGAGATGGAGAGCAACGGCAAGAGCGTGACGGCGGACGGCGCTCCGGTGCAGGGCCCGACCGCGCCGATCACCTGGGGCGGGGTCGGCACCGACGCGCAGCACGCGGTGTTCCAGCTGCTCCACCAGGGGACCAATCTGGTGCCGGTGGATTTCATCGCCAGTGTCATTTCCGGCGATACGCTCGATCCCGCGCATCACCGTGTCCTGTTGATGAACTGCTTCGCCCAAGGCGCGGCGCTGATGGCGGGCAAGGCCAGCGACGACGGCGCGCGCGCCTATCCGGGCGACCGCCCCTCGGCGACGATATTGTGCGACGATCTCAACCCGGCGGCCCTCGGCGCGCTGATCGCATTCCACGAGCACCGCACCTTCGCCAATGCGGTGCTGATGGAGATCAACCCGTTCGACCAGTTCGGGGTCGAACTGGGCAAGGAGATCGCCAACCGGATCGACGCCGGTGGCGCGGATTTCGATGCGAGTACCAAGGGGCTGCTGAAGGCGGCTGGGCTGGGGTGA